A window of the Candidatus Izemoplasmatales bacterium genome harbors these coding sequences:
- a CDS encoding NfeD family protein, with protein sequence MYTLSLTLGDIMVIVWFAIIIFAAAIEALSMDLTSIWFSGGALLALIIAAIFGDRPGSMVAQIVVFIVTSGAMLIVLRPILQRHLKKNDVRTNADSLVGKTAIVLKRITPDDRGEVRIEGKIWSAVANETLEPEAKVEVLAISGVKLVVRKFQ encoded by the coding sequence GTCATCGTCTGGTTCGCCATCATCATCTTCGCCGCCGCCATCGAGGCGCTCTCGATGGATCTCACCAGCATCTGGTTCTCGGGCGGTGCGCTGCTTGCCCTCATCATCGCCGCCATTTTCGGCGATCGGCCGGGGTCGATGGTCGCGCAGATCGTCGTCTTCATCGTCACCTCCGGCGCGATGCTGATCGTGCTGCGCCCGATTCTCCAGCGCCATCTGAAGAAGAACGACGTCCGGACGAACGCGGACTCCCTCGTCGGCAAGACCGCGATCGTACTGAAACGCATCACGCCCGACGACCGCGGCGAAGTCCGGATCGAAGGCAAGATCTGGTCGGCCGTCGCCAACGAGACTCTCGAACCGGAAGCCAAGGTCGAGGTTCTCGCCATCAGCGGCGTGAAACTCGTGGTGCGCAAGTTCCAATGA